Proteins from a genomic interval of Pseudomonas asplenii:
- a CDS encoding alpha/beta hydrolase family protein yields the protein MMANSEPVWIKVEQDSIAGNFLSPKSKVPGVLFVHGWGGSQERDLKRARGIAGLGCICLTFDLRGHGAEDSRQALVTREDNLRDLLAAYDRLLSHPALDTASIAVVGTSYGGYLATLLSQLRKVRWLALRVPAIYRDENWQMAKRQLDRNDLMQYRASHIDANENRALRACAAFRGDVLIVESEHDEHVPHATIMSYRAAFQQTHSLTHRIIDDADHSLSSEVAQGAYTSILIDWITEMVVGERLSISRL from the coding sequence ATGATGGCTAACAGCGAACCGGTGTGGATCAAGGTTGAACAAGACTCCATTGCCGGCAATTTTCTGAGTCCAAAGTCCAAGGTTCCCGGTGTGTTGTTCGTGCACGGCTGGGGAGGGAGTCAGGAGCGTGATCTCAAGCGCGCCCGGGGTATTGCCGGTCTTGGCTGTATCTGTCTGACATTCGATTTGCGTGGGCACGGTGCTGAGGATAGCCGGCAAGCACTGGTCACTCGCGAAGACAATCTGCGCGACTTGCTGGCCGCTTATGACCGTCTGCTTTCCCATCCAGCCTTGGATACTGCATCCATCGCTGTGGTGGGCACCAGCTACGGCGGCTACCTGGCAACCCTTCTCAGCCAATTGCGAAAAGTGCGCTGGCTGGCCTTGCGGGTACCGGCCATTTATCGTGATGAAAACTGGCAGATGGCTAAGCGCCAACTTGATCGCAATGATTTGATGCAGTACCGCGCCAGCCACATCGACGCCAACGAAAACCGCGCCCTGCGGGCGTGTGCTGCGTTTCGGGGGGATGTCCTGATTGTCGAGTCAGAGCACGATGAACATGTTCCCCACGCAACGATCATGAGTTACCGGGCGGCGTTTCAACAGACTCATTCGCTCACCCACCGAATCATTGATGACGCGGACCACAGCTTGAGTTCCGAGGTGGCGCAAGGCGCCTATACCTCTATTCTGATCGACTGGATCACCGAAATGGTGGTGGGTGAGCGTTTGAGTATTTCGCGGCTATAA
- a CDS encoding SDR family oxidoreductase, with amino-acid sequence MKAYPRPPFPSQPQSTPGSQTAMDPYPDCGEQSYRGSGRLQGKTALITGADSGIGRAVAIAFAREGADVAVAYLQEEEDARETARWVELAGRQCLLLPGDIAQKQQCHDIVAKTVEKFGRIDVLVNNAAYQMSHESLDDISDDEWVRTFDVNITAIFRICKAALPHMARGSSIINTSSINSDAPKPTLLPYATTKGAIANFTAGLAQLLGPQGIRVNSVAPGPIWTPLIVSTMPPEEVRNFGQQTPLGRPGQPVEVAPLYVLLASDESSYVSGSRYGVTGGKPIL; translated from the coding sequence ATGAAAGCCTATCCTCGTCCCCCCTTCCCGTCTCAACCACAATCCACTCCAGGCTCGCAGACGGCCATGGATCCCTATCCCGACTGCGGAGAACAAAGCTACCGGGGCTCCGGCCGCCTACAAGGCAAGACTGCCCTGATCACCGGTGCTGACAGCGGTATCGGACGCGCCGTGGCGATTGCCTTTGCACGCGAAGGCGCCGATGTGGCCGTAGCCTATCTGCAGGAAGAGGAAGATGCCCGGGAAACTGCCCGCTGGGTCGAGCTGGCCGGCCGCCAGTGCCTGTTGTTGCCCGGTGATATTGCCCAGAAACAGCAATGTCACGACATCGTTGCCAAGACCGTCGAGAAATTCGGGCGCATCGACGTGCTCGTCAACAATGCGGCTTATCAGATGAGCCACGAGAGCCTGGATGATATTTCCGATGACGAGTGGGTCCGAACTTTCGACGTCAACATCACGGCGATATTTCGTATCTGCAAGGCAGCACTGCCGCACATGGCCCGTGGCAGTTCCATCATCAATACCAGCTCGATCAACTCCGACGCCCCCAAGCCGACCTTGCTGCCCTATGCAACGACCAAGGGAGCGATCGCCAATTTCACCGCCGGATTGGCGCAGTTGCTCGGCCCCCAGGGCATCCGTGTCAACAGCGTGGCACCAGGCCCGATATGGACGCCACTGATCGTCTCGACCATGCCACCGGAAGAGGTCAGGAACTTTGGTCAGCAGACCCCCTTGGGGCGCCCCGGTCAACCCGTGGAAGTGGCGCCACTCTACGTGCTGCTGGCCTCTGACGAATCAAGCTATGTCTCAGGGTCACGCTACGGCGTCACCGGCGGCAAACCCATCTTATAG
- a CDS encoding MFS transporter: MSTLLLRQRLILLAVCITAITMPFNFTAPAVALPAIGQSFGGSPMELSWVTNAFMLTFGSFLMLAGTLADSYGRKKIFIGGVSAFAILAAILPFAPNLMLFDVLRGAQGVAAALAFSGGMSALAQVFDGAGRIRAFSFVGTSFGIGLAIGPVVAGAIIETFNWQLMFLLITVLAVISLALAGRYMPESRNPEAAGIDWPGALTFTWALGIFTFAILEVPESSWTHPLVLGLFGVALLSFVAFVVIEKRVAQPMLDLSLFRFPRFVGVQLLAAAPAYSFVVLLILLPIRFVGIEGMSAISAGWLLIALSAPLLVLPIVAGYLTRWLSPSTLSGSGLLVCAAGLYWLSLVPVGSSAAELAWPMLVIGAGISLPWGLMDGMAVSVVPKERAGMATGIFSTTRVAGEGVAIAVVTALLSAYTATNLAALADGNLTQVVGAAQHLSTGNLMGAEQLLPAVGRATLAEGYSAAFSRLLWVLTVITVLTAAVVFLFLDRGPIEADNTRETAPDPAA, from the coding sequence ATGTCCACCTTACTGCTACGGCAACGCCTGATCCTGCTGGCGGTATGTATCACCGCCATCACCATGCCCTTCAACTTCACGGCTCCGGCCGTGGCCTTGCCCGCCATCGGCCAATCCTTCGGCGGCTCGCCCATGGAACTGAGCTGGGTCACCAATGCCTTCATGCTGACTTTCGGCAGTTTCCTGATGCTGGCTGGTACATTGGCTGACAGCTACGGCCGCAAGAAGATCTTTATCGGTGGCGTCAGTGCTTTCGCCATCCTCGCCGCGATCCTGCCCTTCGCCCCCAACCTGATGCTGTTCGACGTACTGCGTGGCGCCCAGGGCGTGGCGGCTGCACTGGCCTTTTCCGGCGGCATGTCGGCCCTTGCCCAAGTGTTCGACGGCGCAGGCCGCATCCGCGCCTTCAGCTTCGTCGGTACCAGCTTCGGCATCGGTCTGGCCATCGGCCCCGTGGTAGCCGGTGCCATCATCGAAACGTTCAACTGGCAACTGATGTTCCTGCTGATCACCGTACTGGCCGTGATTTCCCTGGCACTGGCCGGCCGCTACATGCCGGAATCACGCAACCCCGAGGCCGCCGGTATCGACTGGCCCGGCGCACTCACCTTCACCTGGGCACTGGGGATCTTCACCTTCGCCATCCTCGAGGTGCCGGAGAGCAGTTGGACCCATCCGCTGGTGCTCGGGCTGTTCGGCGTGGCGCTGCTGTCCTTCGTCGCCTTCGTGGTGATCGAAAAACGCGTTGCACAACCCATGCTCGACCTGAGTCTGTTCCGCTTTCCACGGTTTGTCGGCGTGCAATTGCTGGCGGCTGCACCGGCCTATTCCTTCGTGGTGCTGCTGATCCTGCTACCGATCCGTTTCGTCGGCATCGAAGGCATGAGCGCCATATCCGCTGGCTGGCTGCTGATCGCCCTGTCAGCCCCACTGCTGGTATTGCCGATCGTCGCCGGTTACCTGACCCGCTGGCTGTCACCTTCCACCTTGTCCGGCAGCGGCCTGCTGGTGTGTGCGGCAGGGCTGTACTGGCTCAGTCTTGTGCCGGTGGGCAGCAGTGCCGCCGAGCTGGCCTGGCCCATGCTGGTGATCGGTGCAGGCATCAGCCTGCCCTGGGGGCTGATGGATGGCATGGCGGTGAGTGTGGTACCCAAGGAGCGCGCCGGCATGGCCACTGGCATATTCAGTACCACCCGAGTGGCCGGCGAAGGCGTGGCGATTGCCGTGGTCACCGCATTGCTGTCGGCGTATACCGCCACCAATCTGGCTGCACTGGCAGATGGCAACCTGACCCAGGTGGTCGGTGCCGCCCAACACCTGTCCACCGGCAACCTGATGGGTGCCGAGCAACTGCTGCCGGCTGTCGGGCGTGCGACATTGGCCGAGGGCTACAGCGCGGCGTTCAGTCGCCTGTTGTGGGTGCTGACCGTGATCACGGTACTGACGGCCGCAGTGGTGTTCCTGTTCCTCGACCGTGGCCCGATCGAAGCCGACAACACCCGCGAAACAGCTCCGGACCCGGCGGCCTGA
- a CDS encoding LysR family transcriptional regulator, with product MDRLSGLMSFIRTAELGSFVAAGRALGLSASAVGKGVTRLEQRLGVRLFQRSTRSLSLTDEGRVFQERCRRILDDLDDAQSTLSQSTEIPRGRLRVSMPAASYHLFQSVLIAFMEAYPDIELDLDFSDKLVDVIEEGVDVVIRTGELPDSRLMHRPLPGVQPVLCAAPSYLERHGVPMTPAELDDHLVVRFRYFKNGKLLDFPLLREEGAREPRTRTVMVSNNMEMVRAALIKGFGLGTIPDFLAREALANGSLYCLLHSYLIAPDTLNIVWPSSRQLSRKIRVFVDFMCERLEQEATLMRATLAQDCRYSRSNDNSSAR from the coding sequence GTGGACCGACTCAGTGGCTTGATGTCCTTCATCCGCACGGCGGAGTTGGGCAGTTTCGTGGCTGCGGGTCGGGCGTTGGGGTTGTCGGCGTCCGCTGTGGGCAAGGGTGTGACCCGACTCGAGCAGAGGCTGGGTGTCCGGCTGTTTCAACGCTCGACCCGCAGTCTCAGCCTGACTGACGAAGGACGGGTGTTCCAGGAGCGCTGCCGGCGCATCCTTGACGATCTGGACGACGCCCAGTCGACGCTGTCGCAGTCCACCGAAATCCCGCGTGGGCGCTTGCGCGTGAGCATGCCGGCGGCCAGTTACCACCTGTTCCAGTCGGTGCTGATCGCATTCATGGAGGCGTATCCCGATATCGAGTTGGATCTGGACTTCAGTGACAAGCTGGTGGACGTGATCGAGGAAGGTGTGGATGTGGTGATTCGCACGGGCGAATTGCCGGATTCGCGGTTGATGCACCGACCGCTGCCTGGCGTGCAGCCGGTGTTGTGCGCAGCACCATCCTATCTGGAGCGCCATGGCGTGCCGATGACTCCGGCCGAGCTGGACGATCATCTGGTGGTGCGGTTTCGCTACTTCAAGAACGGCAAATTGCTCGACTTCCCGTTGCTGCGCGAGGAGGGCGCGCGGGAGCCGCGGACCCGCACGGTGATGGTCAGCAACAATATGGAGATGGTGCGGGCAGCGCTGATCAAGGGCTTTGGCCTGGGTACCATTCCCGACTTCCTGGCCCGTGAGGCCCTGGCCAACGGCTCGCTGTATTGCCTGCTGCATAGCTACTTGATTGCGCCGGACACATTGAACATCGTCTGGCCGTCGAGTCGGCAACTGTCGCGCAAGATCCGCGTATTCGTCGACTTCATGTGCGAGCGGCTGGAGCAGGAAGCCACGCTGATGCGGGCGACCCTGGCGCAGGACTGCCGATACTCGCGCAGCAATGACAACTCATCGGCGCGTTAG
- the yghU gene encoding glutathione-dependent disulfide-bond oxidoreductase, translating into MSNSSDYQPPKVWTWDTENGGKFANINRPIAGATHDKELPVGQHPLQLYSLATPNGQKVTILLEELLALGHQGAEYDAWLIRIGEGEQFGSGFVGVNPNSKIPALLDRSGSKPIRVFESGAILQYLAEKFAAFLPTEPAARAECLSWLFWQMGSAPYLGGGFGHFYAYAPTKIEYAINRFAMETKRQLDVLERQLAVTEYIAGNEYTIADMAIWPWYGGLVKGRLYDAAEFLSVQDYPNVQRWADAIDARPAVQRGRMVNRVSGELSSQLRERHDASDFATRTEDKLAATRA; encoded by the coding sequence ATGAGTAACTCATCGGATTACCAGCCACCCAAGGTCTGGACCTGGGATACCGAGAATGGTGGCAAGTTCGCCAACATCAACCGGCCGATCGCCGGGGCGACCCATGACAAGGAACTGCCGGTCGGCCAACATCCGCTGCAGTTGTACTCCCTGGCGACGCCCAACGGGCAGAAGGTCACCATCCTTCTGGAAGAGCTGCTGGCGCTCGGACACCAGGGGGCCGAGTACGATGCCTGGCTGATCCGCATCGGCGAAGGTGAGCAGTTCGGTAGCGGTTTCGTCGGGGTCAACCCGAACTCGAAGATTCCGGCACTGCTCGACCGCAGCGGCTCCAAGCCAATCCGGGTGTTCGAGTCGGGGGCGATTCTGCAGTACCTGGCGGAGAAGTTCGCTGCCTTCCTGCCCACCGAGCCGGCGGCCCGTGCCGAGTGCCTGTCCTGGCTGTTCTGGCAGATGGGCAGTGCGCCGTATCTGGGTGGCGGTTTCGGGCATTTCTATGCCTATGCTCCCACGAAGATCGAGTACGCGATCAACCGTTTCGCCATGGAAACCAAGCGTCAGCTCGATGTGCTGGAGCGGCAGCTGGCCGTGACCGAATACATCGCAGGCAACGAGTACACCATCGCCGACATGGCCATCTGGCCCTGGTACGGCGGCCTGGTGAAGGGCCGGCTCTACGATGCGGCAGAGTTTCTATCGGTACAGGATTATCCGAACGTCCAGCGTTGGGCCGATGCCATCGACGCGCGTCCGGCGGTGCAGCGGGGGCGTATGGTCAATCGCGTGTCCGGCGAGCTTTCCAGCCAGTTGCGTGAACGGCATGACGCTTCGGACTTCGCCACTCGCACCGAAGACAAGCTGGCCGCCACTCGGGCATAA
- a CDS encoding DNA-binding protein → MARGGVNKAVVQTARLAILARGEYPSIDAVRIEMGNTGSKTTIHRYLKELDESDQRQAAAGENLDDELTDLITRLARRLQEQAREPLELEQARHRQQESEWKEQLGTLSRQLQKLQHDFEVQGTALAQETEQLHTTRSMLQTEQTRNAGLTQACSDHEVRLADKEAQVRSLEDKHQHARDALEHFRNAAREQREQEQRRHEGQLQQVQMELRQAQQSALVRQDEITQLHRDNERLLAESRGLAKEARQLEEQLHKSSKREEQLQDRASAQESERTLLQERLRVALQENQELSQSAEQQQAANKTLELKVLEIEAMLVKAAEKQAETPAAQSADKA, encoded by the coding sequence ATGGCTCGCGGCGGCGTGAACAAGGCGGTGGTGCAAACGGCACGGTTGGCGATCCTCGCCCGCGGTGAATACCCCAGCATCGATGCGGTACGCATCGAAATGGGCAATACCGGCTCGAAAACCACCATCCATCGTTATCTGAAGGAACTGGACGAAAGCGACCAGCGCCAGGCGGCGGCCGGGGAAAACCTGGATGACGAACTGACCGACCTGATCACCCGCCTCGCCCGCCGCCTGCAGGAGCAGGCCCGCGAGCCGTTGGAACTGGAACAGGCACGGCATCGCCAGCAGGAAAGCGAGTGGAAGGAACAGTTGGGCACCCTCTCCCGCCAGTTGCAGAAACTGCAGCACGACTTCGAGGTGCAGGGCACGGCCCTGGCCCAGGAAACCGAACAGTTGCACACCACCCGCTCGATGCTGCAGACCGAGCAGACCCGCAACGCCGGCCTGACCCAGGCCTGCAGCGACCACGAGGTGCGCCTGGCGGACAAAGAGGCGCAAGTACGCTCCCTGGAAGACAAGCACCAGCACGCCCGCGACGCCCTGGAGCACTTCCGCAACGCCGCCCGCGAACAACGCGAGCAGGAGCAACGGCGTCACGAAGGGCAATTGCAGCAGGTACAGATGGAGTTGCGTCAGGCCCAGCAGAGCGCGCTGGTACGCCAGGATGAAATCACCCAGTTGCATCGGGATAACGAACGCCTGCTGGCGGAAAGCCGGGGCCTGGCCAAAGAAGCCAGGCAGCTTGAGGAGCAACTGCACAAGAGCAGCAAGCGCGAGGAGCAGTTGCAAGACCGCGCCTCGGCCCAGGAAAGCGAACGCACCCTCCTCCAGGAACGCCTGCGAGTGGCACTGCAGGAAAATCAAGAGCTCAGCCAGAGCGCAGAGCAGCAACAGGCCGCGAACAAGACGCTGGAACTCAAGGTGCTGGAGATCGAAGCCATGTTGGTCAAGGCTGCTGAAAAACAGGCCGAAACACCTGCTGCCCAGTCAGCGGATAAAGCCTGA
- a CDS encoding site-specific integrase produces MSELDRYLHAATRDNTRRSYQAAIEHFEVGWGGFLPATSDSVARYLAAHAGVLSINTLKLRLSALAQWHNSQGFADPTKSPVVRQVFKGIRALHPVQEKQAQPLQLQHLEQVIASLDGEVQAALALQDRPRLLRARRDTALILLGFWRGFRSDELCRLEVGNVMAQAGAGITLYLPRSKSDRDNLGRRYQTPALQRLCPVQAYIEWINCAALVHGPVFRGIDRWGNLGEEGLHANSIIPLLRQALGRASIAAEHYTSHSLRRGFATWAHRSGWDLKSLMSYVGWKDLKSAMRYVEASPFEGMSLAVEKPVAQES; encoded by the coding sequence ATGAGCGAGCTGGATCGTTATCTGCACGCCGCGACGCGGGACAACACCCGTCGCAGCTATCAGGCTGCCATCGAGCATTTCGAAGTCGGTTGGGGAGGCTTTCTGCCGGCCACCAGCGACAGCGTGGCGCGTTATCTGGCGGCCCATGCCGGCGTGCTGTCGATCAACACCCTCAAGCTGCGCCTGTCGGCCCTGGCTCAGTGGCACAACAGTCAGGGTTTTGCCGACCCGACCAAGTCGCCGGTGGTGCGCCAGGTGTTCAAGGGCATTCGCGCGCTGCATCCGGTGCAGGAGAAGCAGGCCCAGCCGCTGCAGTTGCAGCATCTGGAGCAGGTGATCGCCTCATTGGACGGCGAGGTGCAGGCGGCGCTGGCGCTGCAGGATCGGCCGCGACTGCTGCGTGCGCGACGCGATACGGCATTGATCCTGTTGGGCTTCTGGCGCGGTTTTCGCAGCGACGAGTTGTGCCGGCTGGAGGTGGGCAACGTGATGGCCCAGGCGGGAGCCGGCATCACTCTTTATCTGCCGCGCAGCAAAAGCGACCGTGACAACCTCGGGCGCCGCTATCAGACGCCGGCGCTGCAACGGCTTTGCCCGGTCCAGGCCTATATAGAGTGGATCAACTGCGCGGCGCTGGTGCATGGGCCGGTGTTTCGTGGCATCGACCGCTGGGGCAACCTGGGAGAGGAGGGGCTGCACGCCAACAGCATCATTCCACTGTTGCGCCAGGCCCTGGGGCGCGCCAGTATTGCCGCCGAGCACTACACCAGCCACTCGCTGCGCCGGGGTTTTGCCACCTGGGCCCATCGCAGTGGTTGGGATCTGAAGTCGCTGATGAGCTATGTCGGCTGGAAGGACCTGAAATCCGCCATGCGCTATGTCGAAGCCAGCCCATTCGAGGGCATGAGCCTGGCCGTCGAGAAGCCGGTTGCGCAGGAGTCATGA
- the ahpC gene encoding alkyl hydroperoxide reductase subunit C: MPIINSQVKPFKATAYKNGDFVQVSDADLKGKWSVVFFYPADFTFVCPTELEDLADNYAEFQKLGVEIYSVSTDTHFAHAAWHNTSPAIGKIKYTMIGDPTLTISRNFDVLIEEAGLADRGTFVINPEGQIKIVELNDGGVGRDASELLRKIKAAQYVAAHPGEVCPAKWKEGEATLAPSLDLVGKI; this comes from the coding sequence ATGCCTATCATCAACAGCCAAGTTAAACCGTTCAAAGCCACCGCTTACAAGAATGGCGATTTCGTCCAGGTTTCGGACGCTGACCTGAAAGGCAAGTGGTCTGTCGTGTTCTTCTACCCAGCCGACTTCACCTTCGTCTGCCCGACCGAACTGGAAGACCTGGCTGACAACTACGCCGAGTTCCAGAAACTGGGCGTCGAAATCTACAGCGTGTCGACCGACACCCACTTCGCCCACGCTGCCTGGCACAACACTTCGCCAGCCATCGGCAAGATCAAGTACACCATGATCGGCGACCCGACCCTGACCATCTCGCGTAACTTCGACGTGCTGATCGAAGAAGCTGGCCTGGCCGACCGCGGTACTTTCGTGATCAACCCTGAAGGCCAGATCAAAATCGTTGAACTCAACGATGGCGGCGTAGGTCGTGACGCTTCCGAGCTGCTGCGCAAGATCAAGGCTGCTCAGTACGTTGCCGCTCACCCAGGGGAAGTCTGCCCAGCCAAGTGGAAAGAAGGCGAGGCCACTCTGGCTCCGTCCCTGGACCTGGTCGGCAAGATCTAG